AATGTTAATGTGGAGGAGGTAAGTTTCCTGGCAAACAATGTGAACGTTCGATGCCGGAAATAGAGGTGCAACAATAGGTTCCAACCACTAGATGGTAGCCCTTTACACAAGACAAAATCCTGACTGTTTTTAACCCCCCCTTTTATTCCTAATGTCCATATTATAAATTTCAAGTTGTTCTACAGCGGGCATCCATGAGTTACACTTGTCTCACCTCATGTGGAGCCCCTTTGAAAATACTGGCGCTTTGGTAGATTGTTTCAGTCCAGAGACGAACATCTTCATTCTCCAGCTCCTCTGCAGTGCGGTACATTGACTTTGGGACCAAGCCTCCCTCGGGTACCTCACACTATAtgcagaaagagagaaagagacagagaaaagagagaaagacagagagcaCACATAAAAATTAGGTCAGTAAAGATGACCTTGGAATTTAATCAATGGCTTTAACACACTGCTTAATTCTTCACTCACCATACATTCACCGCCCAGGAAGTCAGGGATAATCTCCTTGTCAATGTAGTCCACCAGTCCGCCAGGTCCCTGGTAGTCATTTCCTGCATAGATGAGGAACTTCTTGCGGGTGTTTTCGTCAATAAATGGACTCACCTAAAGTCATGAAACGAGAAAATACTGGTTTTATGGAATTTCCGCAGAATGTGAAAAGTAAAAAGTTGTTTGTGCATGTCATTTTCGCAAGCTCCCGAACACACGCTAACtttctattttactttattGACCCGAGTTATCATCTTTTCTACTACTGCAGGAAAAAATACTCTGTAATCTGCAGGTTGTGTAAATGTGTTGTAACAGGAAAGGTTAGGCAACTTTTATACGGCAAACTTCACAGTGTGTCAATGTTTGAAATGAAGAAATTGAGAACCGCTGGTTCGCATGCTCACCAGCGTCCAAAGGACTGGGAAAACTCTGGGTGCTCTCAAGATAAGCAGTCGTCCCAGCGTCTCTGGATAGTTGGCCTCTACAACCTCAATAATCCTCAGCAGCGCTTTGACTCCAGGTCGCCACAGGTGACGCATGTTTAGACCCTCCAGGTCCACGAGACATGTCCAGCAACTGccgaaggcaaaaaaaaacccactaaaGCACAAATAGGCGATGACTGGAAAAACTTGTCACACAAGAGTGTACTTTAAGTGGTGACAGCAATGCATGCTAATTCTAGGCTTCCTTCTCATCCTCTAGCATGGCTCGTGGCCAGCATGGCACAACAGCTATTCATAGTTGATGTGCCATCCTGTGTGGCTGGGGTCCTTGCTCCCACCTCCTGCTGAGATGCCTGAACGATACAATCTACATTCCTTCCCCTCACTCTTCCCACCATTGGCTGCATTAGCACACTTGGAAAAAACAGTTCTTTATTGTCTCTGTTCTGTTGTAGTGCATATGACTGACTGCTCTGAACTTCCTAATAGTGTCCTGCCAACTATTGAAGTGAACGTAAAATGCCAAAATATGATTTGATGATTGAGTTAAAACACATTCTATATACCGTGCACTTTTTAGTATGCTTTCTAGAATCCTGCGAAATAACTGTTTGGCTGAAAAGCTGAAAGGGATGggtaattttatttattcataaccAAATGGatacaaataatatttaaattgacaaATTATTTCGAATTAATAATATCTTATATACTTtactttttggactataaaaGGCACCACCAGTGAATGAGTCACAAGGAGCATTAGTGGATAAATGTACTGCATTTgtcacttgttttgtttttaatcttgtgacactaattatttttatattaattaaaTACTTTGTTTAATCTATTTAATGGAGCAGTGTAATACAGTTAAGTGCCGGCAAAATAGGTTAGAGGTCATTAAGCACAATCAGAATTCATACGTAACGCACACTAAATTATAATGCGCACTGACAATTCATAggaagttttaaagaaaaaagtgcaCCTAATAGTCTAAAAACATGGTTATTATAATTGAAACATTCCATCCACATACACAGAGGGCCATGACATTTTGCATTATGTAAGCCACATTTGTATAGCAAATGGTTACCAAATTGCCACATACATGACCCAGAATCTTTTGTCGCcatgtggatgccaggtctttataggattaacttttttttcaattatcaaaAGTAGAAACTTGACcaataaagggttaaaagtGCAGATTTTTACTGAGTTTACCTGATAGGACGACCAAACACCTTTGTGTTCTCTTCACAGCGTCTCAAACCCTCTTCATTGATTGACAGAACCTAAAAATACCACAAACTTaatgagacacaaatttagaaaCTGTGACGATTTACATTGAATTCATTTCATGTGCACCATTCACATGTTTGTGTGTAAACCCTGCTGGGTAAGAATGGCCTAAATCTACTTTAAGACTTATTAAGAATTCTCATGGGAATAGTTGGTGTGTTTTAACATTAATACATACATGTCTAAGCAGTGATTCCTCTCCGAGAGCTCGAACCAGTCCTTTGGTGTCCATCTGGCCAAGTCTAAGGATGTACAAAGGACGACCATCtagaagataaaataaaaatacttaacTTGCAGCAAGATTACAGTCTACTGGGCCGCGTATCAAATAGCTGAGAATCATCATATTTGGCAGCCTTCTCCCCTGTTATGCAAGACAACAACAGCAAGCAAATACTTCTGCCTTTGATTTAGCTTCACCACTATTGAAATATAAACACTTTTTTCTTAGGACTGAAGTACCATTACAAAACAAATCTTGTGTGTGTAACCAAGAAACCattaaaaaatgtgtgcatgtttgAGGCACTTGTGTTCTGatttactgatttaaaaaattgcctCCTTAAGTTCCTTATGATGTAACTTGAATCTGAAGGAAACCCAAGAGCAAAGATCGCCAACGTGACGGGCTTTAAAAGAATAGTCTATATTAATCATGTATGTGTAAACCTATCCATCCAGGGTGAGTATGCAGGTAGAGGTTTATGCCTACCTCGATCATGGTGGTGCCATCCCCCTGTGTAATAGTCCTGTAAGACTTGTGGTGAACTCCAAGTCTCGAGGAGATAGTCTACTTGATGCTGCTTCCTCCAGGTCAGAGACTGGCACAGAATTTCACGAGCCTTGTCCATGTTGAAATCCCTAGCACGCAAGAAGCGCAGGATGTGTTCATCCTTAGGAATCTGAAATGAAGTAAGACCGTGAGATGCGAGTAATTTCAAAAGAATGGATGCAAATATGCAATTCCACAATTAACTTGTGTTTCTGCCAATGATATACACTTGAGATGATCaagaaatatttcattttagatTCTTGATCCATTCCTGTAGTACAAGATCTTTCACCTTTCCCTTGTGTGTCTCCTGTAGCCATTTACGAAGCCTGATGAGACAGCTTTCCTGCAGAGGTGTAAGATCACCAAGGTAGCGCTTAATATAGTCAGCATCCAGTTTATCTGTAAAACAAGCAGAAAACACCTGAAATTGGTGTGAAATATCCAAATACGATTCACAGAAACCGGAGGCAATTAAATTTGTTACAATGGGCATTTACTCATTTCCCACTTTTCAGCGAAACAAACCTTCAGGTGTGCCAGCCAGAATTTCAGTCAAACTATCTGCAGGAAGGGCTACGCTATCTTGCTTAGCTTCCGGGGAATCGCTTTCCGGGGCATCAACAGTGATTGGAATGGGTACAGCAGCTGTAACAGGGACTTTGAATTCAGCAGGAGGGCTGGTCAAGAGACTGGTTGGTCGGGTGGGAGGCGGAAGGAGAGATGTTGGACTCCATCTTGGAACGTGCGTGATTCCCTCATCTTCTAGCTCCTTCAGGTAGTACTCAATGATTTCTTTTCCCTGGAAATAGAATAATCGTAGGTACATATACCACACCAAGCAGAGCAATGAGATTAAATTCATGAagcattttcaaaatgtcagtatatatttgaaaaatgtgtgATATTAAAGAAATCCTGAGCATTTAGACATGTATTTCTCTTCATTTTGCTGAGTCACATATATGCTTATAATCATTGTTTAGATGTTAATTTTCTATATGGATGTATGAAATATAGACACATTGTTTGTGCAGAGGCAGCAGTGTATAATAatgtattatattattataaattaaaatgaagtagtaaaagcagttttttccacttcagtttttttttaattattgcacAATTATAATTGCGAACAATTGATGACCCTTGATATAAATGAACATGTTGGGTCTATAGCTAATAGTGATTACACAGAAACATTTATATATTCTAAATGATGGACCTC
The Stigmatopora argus isolate UIUO_Sarg chromosome 7, RoL_Sarg_1.0, whole genome shotgun sequence DNA segment above includes these coding regions:
- the LOC144077744 gene encoding SEC14-like protein 1 isoform X1; translation: MTVVGVTDVPNMVQKYQSPVRVYKYPFELVMAAYERRFPTCHLIPMFVASEVVDEETSEDRSMHRIERRCALDVDAPRLLKRFAGVDFVYFIQKNTLNRKERTLHIESHNETFSNRVIIHEICSYSVHPENEDWTCFEQSASLDIKSFFGFESTVEKIAMKQYASSIKKGKEIIEYYLKELEDEGITHVPRWSPTSLLPPPTRPTSLLTSPPAEFKVPVTAAVPIPITVDAPESDSPEAKQDSVALPADSLTEILAGTPEDKLDADYIKRYLGDLTPLQESCLIRLRKWLQETHKGKIPKDEHILRFLRARDFNMDKAREILCQSLTWRKQHQVDYLLETWSSPQVLQDYYTGGWHHHDRDGRPLYILRLGQMDTKGLVRALGEESLLRHVLSINEEGLRRCEENTKVFGRPISCWTCLVDLEGLNMRHLWRPGVKALLRIIEVVEANYPETLGRLLILRAPRVFPVLWTLVSPFIDENTRKKFLIYAGNDYQGPGGLVDYIDKEIIPDFLGGECMCEVPEGGLVPKSMYRTAEELENEDVRLWTETIYQSASIFKGAPHELLIEIIDASSVITWDFDVCKGDVVFNIYHSKRAPQPPRKDPLGAHGITSPGGNNVQLIDKSWTLGQDYSMVESPLTCKEGESVQGSHITRWPGFYILQWKFHNMPSCSTTNLPRVDDVLATLQVSSHKCKVMYYTEVLGSEDFRMACCDVQSLGSMTSLESSHSGFSQLSAATTSSNQSQSSSMISR
- the LOC144077744 gene encoding SEC14-like protein 1 isoform X2, whose protein sequence is MTVVGVTDVPNMVQKYQSPVRVYKYPFELVMAAYERRFPTCHLIPMFVASEVVDEETSEDRSMHRIERRCALDVDAPRLLKRFAGVDFVYFIQKNTLNRKERTLHIESHNETFSNRVIIHEICSYSVHPENEDWTCFEQSASLDIKSFFGFESTVEKIAMKQYASSIKKGKEIIEYYLKELEDEGITHVPRWSPTSLLPPPTRPTSLLTSPPAEFKVPVTAAVPIPITVDAPESDSPEAKQDSVALPADSLTEILAGTPEDKLDADYIKRYLGDLTPLQESCLIRLRKWLQETHKGKIPKDEHILRFLRARDFNMDKAREILCQSLTWRKQHQVDYLLETWSSPQVLQDYYTGGWHHHDRDGRPLYILRLGQMDTKGLVRALGEESLLRHVLSINEEGLRRCEENTKVFGRPISCWTCLVDLEGLNMRHLWRPGVKALLRIIEVVEANYPETLGRLLILRAPRVFPVLWTLVSPFIDENTRKKFLIYAGNDYQGPGGLVDYIDKEIIPDFLGGECMCEVPEGGLVPKSMYRTAEELENEDVRLWTETIYQSASIFKGAPHELLIEIIDASSVITWDFDVCKGDVVFNIYHSKRAPQPPRKDPLGAHGITSPGGNNVQLIDKSWTLGQDYSMVESPLTCKEGESVQGSHITRWPGFYILQWKFHNMPSCSTTNLPRVDDVLATLQVSSHKCKVMYYTEVLGSEDFRGSMTSLESSHSGFSQLSAATTSSNQSQSSSMISR
- the LOC144077744 gene encoding SEC14-like protein 1 isoform X3, which encodes MVQKYQSPVRVYKYPFELVMAAYERRFPTCHLIPMFVASEVVDEETSEDRSMHRIERRCALDVDAPRLLKRFAGVDFVYFIQKNTLNRKERTLHIESHNETFSNRVIIHEICSYSVHPENEDWTCFEQSASLDIKSFFGFESTVEKIAMKQYASSIKKGKEIIEYYLKELEDEGITHVPRWSPTSLLPPPTRPTSLLTSPPAEFKVPVTAAVPIPITVDAPESDSPEAKQDSVALPADSLTEILAGTPEDKLDADYIKRYLGDLTPLQESCLIRLRKWLQETHKGKIPKDEHILRFLRARDFNMDKAREILCQSLTWRKQHQVDYLLETWSSPQVLQDYYTGGWHHHDRDGRPLYILRLGQMDTKGLVRALGEESLLRHVLSINEEGLRRCEENTKVFGRPISCWTCLVDLEGLNMRHLWRPGVKALLRIIEVVEANYPETLGRLLILRAPRVFPVLWTLVSPFIDENTRKKFLIYAGNDYQGPGGLVDYIDKEIIPDFLGGECMCEVPEGGLVPKSMYRTAEELENEDVRLWTETIYQSASIFKGAPHELLIEIIDASSVITWDFDVCKGDVVFNIYHSKRAPQPPRKDPLGAHGITSPGGNNVQLIDKSWTLGQDYSMVESPLTCKEGESVQGSHITRWPGFYILQWKFHNMPSCSTTNLPRVDDVLATLQVSSHKCKVMYYTEVLGSEDFRMACCDVQSLGSMTSLESSHSGFSQLSAATTSSNQSQSSSMISR